CGCGTCGTCGGGCCGCTGCGCGTCCGGCGCGGCGGCGCGAGGCACGGCGTGAGCCTGCGAAGCCGGTGCGGTGGCGGCGCGGGCGGGCGGCGCCGTGCCGGCTGCCCGCCCGGGCTCGACCGCCGAGGCGGCGGCCGGCGCTGCCACGGCCGGCCCGGCCGGCTGCGCCGCGAACGCGCAGCCTGGCCCCGCCGTCGCCGCCACGATCGCGACCAGCCAGCCCAGACCACATGAGACGACAGACACGGCATTCAGACGGAGCGGCATGAGGATCTCGATCGGCGGATGGCCGGCGGAAGGTCTGCGAATTGTCGGCAGATCGCGCATGGGCGTCAACGCGGCCGACCCACTTCGCCGATTTCGCGCAACCGCGGCGTCGAACGCAGCACGCGCGGCGGCGCCCGCGCCTTCGCCCGACGCAAACGGGGGAGCTTCCCGGCCCGCCCGCATCATGGCCGCATCATGCCCGCATCATGCCCGCGTCGTGCAGGCGCCGCGGCGCTCACGCGCGCCGCCACCACCTCACCGCCAGGGCCACGAGCGAGGTCGCCACGGCCATCACGACCACCGCCGTCCAGCCCCACTGCGCGAACAGCAGCGTGCCGAGCGCCGCGCCGCCCGACATGCCGATGAACATGCCGACGAACAGCACGGCGTTGAGCCGGCTGCGCGAAGCCGGATCGATGCCGTAGACGATCGTCTGGTGCGCGATCAGCGTGGACTGGAAGCCGAGATCAAAGCCGACCGTGCACAAGGCGATCAGTGCCAGCTGAGCCGGCACCGGCATCAGCGGCGCAAGCCCCATCGCCGCGAACGACACGGTGGCCACGCCAATGCCGAGCCGTGTCACGGACTCCGCGCCGCGCCGGTCGGCCAGCCGGCCGGCAAGCGGCGCGGCCAGCGCGCCCGCCGCGCCGGCCAGACCGAACGCACCGGCCGCCGCGCTGCCGAGATGGAACGGCGCGCCATGCAGCATCACGGCGAGCGTGGTCCAGAACGCGCTGAAGCCGATCGCGAGAATCCCCTGCGCGAACGCGGCGCGGCGCAGCGCCGGGTGGCGGCGCCACAGATGGCCGAGCGAGACGATCAGCTCGCGATACGGCAGCTGCGTGGTGGGCCGGAAGCTCGGCAGCCCGCGCGCCGCGGCCACGCCGATCACCGCCACGCTGAGCGCCGCGAACACGAAGGTCGCACGCCAGCCGAGGCTGCCGGCCACCACGCCGGCCACCACGCGCGACAGCAGGATGCCGAGCAGCAGGCCGGTCATCACGGTGCCGACCACCCTGCCGCGGTGCGCGTCGGGCGCGAGCGCCGCGCCGGCCGGCACCACGTCCTGCGCGAGCGTCGCCGCGAGTCCGACCGCGAAGCTCGCAGCGAGCAGCAGGCCGATCGACGGCGCGAGCGCGGCGAGCAGCAGCGCGCCGACCAGCACGGCGGCCTTGATCAGGATCACGCGGCGCCGGTCGTAGCGGTCGCCCAGCGGCGCCAGCAGCAGGATGCCGAGCGCGTAGCCGAGCTGCGTGAGGGTCGGCACGAAACCGACGGCGCGCGCGGAGGCGCCGATGTCCGGCCCCAGCACGCCGAGCATCGGCTGACTGTAGTAGAGCGGCGCCACGCCGAGCCCGGCGGCCGCGGCCAGCAGCAGCACGAGGCGCGGCGTCAGCACGGACGGCTGGCCGTGCGCGGCGGGCTCGGCCGCGCGCGGCGCACGAGAGGCCGCCGCGGCCGGCGGCAGGGTGGCTTCGCAGCCGTTGCAGCCGGTGGAATCGAGGTCACGGGTCGAGGTCATGGGATGCGGTTCCGGGTCGTCTTGAATATGGAACGCGAGTGTGATTGGCAGGGCGCGCTCCCGGTAGTAGCACCGCCCGCACATTTGTTATACGCTCCGCGCATGAATGCCAAAACCCCTGTCACGCCGGCCCCGAGCGGCCGCAGCCGGGCGCCGGAAGCCTCGCCCGGCGATGCCGGCTATCGTTTCCAGCTGATGGAAACCTTCGTTCGTATAGTGGAATCGGGCAGCCTGTCCGCGGCGGCGGTACTGCTGCGGACCACCCAGCCCACCGTCAGCCGGCGCCTGCAGGCGCTCGAGCGCTCGCTCGGCGTGCGCCTGCTGCATCGTTCGACGCATACGATGCGGCTGACCGTCGACGGGGAGCGCGCCTTCAAGCGCGCAAAGGATCTGCTCGCGAGCTGGGCCTCGTTCGAGGCCGACCTGCGCGGCGCGCAGCAGGAGCCCGAAGGCCCGCTGCGGGTAACGGTGCCTCACGCGTTCGGCCAGGAGATCTTCGTCGAGCCGCTGCTGCGCTTCCTGCGCGAGCATCCGCGCGTGACCGTCGAATGGCTGCTGCAAGACGAGGTGCACGACTTCATCGGCAACGGCATCGACTGCGCGATCCAGATCGGCCGGCCGACCGATCCGGCGGTGGTCGCGATCAAGCTGGCCAGCGTCTCGCGAATCGTGGTGGCCGCGCCATCGCTGCTCGGGGGTGGCCCCCTGCCCGCCAGCCCCGAGGAACTCGCCACGCTCGCCTGGCTTTCGCTGCGCACCTATTACCGCAACGAGGTCGCGCTCACGCATCGCGGCACGGGCGAGACGCGGCGCTTCACGATCCAGCCGCGTATGAGCACCGACAATCTGTTCGCGATGCGCAGCGCGATGCTGCACGGGATGGGCGTCGGCATCAGCTCCGCCTGGCTGCTCGCCGACGATCTCGCGGCGGGCCGCCTCGTCCGCCTCGCGCCCGAATGGCAGGCCGCCCCGCTGCCGGCCTATCTGACCTACCCGCACGCTCGC
The window above is part of the Burkholderia glumae LMG 2196 = ATCC 33617 genome. Proteins encoded here:
- a CDS encoding LysR family transcriptional regulator: MNAKTPVTPAPSGRSRAPEASPGDAGYRFQLMETFVRIVESGSLSAAAVLLRTTQPTVSRRLQALERSLGVRLLHRSTHTMRLTVDGERAFKRAKDLLASWASFEADLRGAQQEPEGPLRVTVPHAFGQEIFVEPLLRFLREHPRVTVEWLLQDEVHDFIGNGIDCAIQIGRPTDPAVVAIKLASVSRIVVAAPSLLGGGPLPASPEELATLAWLSLRTYYRNEVALTHRGTGETRRFTIQPRMSTDNLFAMRSAMLHGMGVGISSAWLLADDLAAGRLVRLAPEWQAAPLPAYLTYPHARFYPSRLLRFVATMREAVPALVADDTQARG
- a CDS encoding MFS transporter encodes the protein MTSTRDLDSTGCNGCEATLPPAAAASRAPRAAEPAAHGQPSVLTPRLVLLLAAAAGLGVAPLYYSQPMLGVLGPDIGASARAVGFVPTLTQLGYALGILLLAPLGDRYDRRRVILIKAAVLVGALLLAALAPSIGLLLAASFAVGLAATLAQDVVPAGAALAPDAHRGRVVGTVMTGLLLGILLSRVVAGVVAGSLGWRATFVFAALSVAVIGVAAARGLPSFRPTTQLPYRELIVSLGHLWRRHPALRRAAFAQGILAIGFSAFWTTLAVMLHGAPFHLGSAAAGAFGLAGAAGALAAPLAGRLADRRGAESVTRLGIGVATVSFAAMGLAPLMPVPAQLALIALCTVGFDLGFQSTLIAHQTIVYGIDPASRSRLNAVLFVGMFIGMSGGAALGTLLFAQWGWTAVVVMAVATSLVALAVRWWRRA